The window GAGTGCAGATCACTAGTGCACTGTTGTGCAGTGTCATCTCCACGTTACAATATTTGGGTGATGGTTTCATACTAGGAGCCTATACAGTTCTCCAGAATTAGGATTATGCTCAAACTTCCGTTCAATTTATACAGACAGTCAGGTATAGAACATTAGAAAAAAGGGGTTCTGATGTACAGTTTACTATAATGaaaagtaatactccctccgtaaactaatataagagcgtttagaatactaaaatagtgatctaaacgctcttatattagtttacagagggagttctATATACTCTAGAAGTACTGCCACAGGTAATTGTTCTGCTACGAAATTCTTGGTCCCACTCTGCAATTTAATCATACTGATGAAATTTAATAGTACAAGATGCGTTAACCTCAGCAAGATTCAGCATTATAGAATGTCCTGCAGCTGTTTCAGGCTGGGATCCAACTCTGCGCCATTACCCTCTTCATAATAACCATCTGAAGGGGTCCTGTATGCATCAGCAATCGCCTTTCCTTTATCCATAACGGCTGACGGCACGGTTTGCAGGAGGCTGAAATGACAGGAATACAAAGAAGTATGAGTAATGACTCCTTTTGCTTTCAAGATGGATAAAGATATTGCATTTGGTAATACTTGTCCAGTGCTCCAAGGGCTACAGCGATTTTGCTCCTCATGACTTCAACAGATGCTGACGAGTCTTTCCGTGAAGCCTTTAGTAGCAGCGAGTCGAGATCTTCCAACGCTCTAGGAAACAGCATGCATAACAGCTCAATACATTCGTCAAACAAGCAAGTACTTCTAAAAAGGGCGTCATTTACCGTAAGCATTCATCCACTGcatcagaggcagttttgccttggccATTACTGGAAGCATATTGTGCCACCTACATTAAGTTTACGACACAGTTTCAGTATCCATAGATAGAGATAAAGGAATCATAATTACGAAATATGGATACTCTATAATGCTATGGCCTAACAATAAAATTTCAAGACCTAGGACACCTGAAGCTTGAGAAGTAGAAGGGCTAGCTATTCATAAAAACATGAATGCGCTAGTAATGTGCTAACATTCACCAAATCATTGACTTACTGCCCGAATATTGATACGTAGAGATGATGCTGGACCAGAGCGAAGCAATGATCTACTCTCATCAAACCTTGGCTTCTCGAATTCCAAGGATTTCTCTGTAATGAAGCATATGAAGGTTAAAAACCATCTGACAAAGGTAGAATCTAAGATAATTGAGTTGTACTTAGCAATTGTATGCTGCTTGTTTCAAAGGACCATTTCCATTGGAAGAAGCACATAATAATTGAATAATGTGTGGTAGACCTGCAAAAGAATTCTGAACGAAACTGTACATTTGACACTGATTCCGTACGGTTGCAGATGAAGAACCCAGCTGCTAATTGTTGCTCAAACAGTCGTGCACTTGCAATTGGAATAACTTTCTTGCACATGTTCAATCAGGACAGCCAGTGTGCCGATCAAGTCGGTGCTTTGGGTACCAAATTTATCAACTGTAAATCACCCTCACCTAGATCCCTGAACTGGTCTTGGGTCAGCAGCACGGCCGGGACGTACGTCTCCAGTGGCTCCAGCTTCTtcctagcagcagcagcagcaattgaATGTCAGCACGAAGCCTCAAGGTGGTGTTAACGCAAACCAAATGGGGAGACGGATTAGCACTTCTTGACGTAGTTGTCGAACGGACTGGCTTCTGCCCCTGCAACATCGGTGACACGGCAAATTGGTCACTCACGTCGCACACCGAGCACGCGCGAAGTGCCCGAAGAAATACTGTAGAATGCTTACGGCCGGCGGTGGTGGCGAGCCAGGCGGCGAcgccggcgagggagacggcgcggCGGCCGACGGAAGGCGGTGGGACGGAGGCGGCCGTGACGCGGCAGCATCGGCGCCGGCCGCGGGGCGTTGCTAGGGTGGGGCAGAGCTGCGCCCCGGCGGAGGTGGCGGGGAGGAGCGAGGCGGAGGGCATTTTTGGGGGCAGGGAGCTCTCGGCGGGGAACTGGGGGGAGCTCTTTGCTGGCTGCCGCGACGGACGCGAGGCGGGGGAGGGAGGGGGTGCGGCTGTGGTTGGCTCGGCGTGCCCACGGGCGGGGCTGCGTACGAGCAAATCGTTCGGTTCGGGTCGGGCAACTGGTGGACGCGCTCGGTGATGTTGCACGTTACGTGGGCTATCCGTCGCCACCAGGAGGCCGGGACCGAGTGACTGGTCGCCACTCGCCACCCTCCTTGTACGTACGTGGGCTCTGCCTTGTCGCCGGCACTGCGATCGCTGGTTATGGCATGAGTGCGACGTCGTCCGAAGAAGCATGGGCGAGGATGATAAACCAGTGCCACGAAACGGACAGGGAAGTTTTTGTTTACGGTATCAATAACTTCCCAACGTCCAACTTTTACGCTCTCGCCCCGAACGACCTTTCGATCGTAGGATGTCAGCACTGATCCTAAAGCATGTCAAAGCAGCCATGTCATCGATTCCTTTCGTTCGGAAAAGGAACATTTCCATGGTCCTCACGCCGCTGCCTTATCCATTTTCTCTCCTCGCCCACCACACACTCCCAAGCATGGCAATTTTTGTTTGAAATATGATGGCAAATATACATTTTCAGAACATGGCAAATTTAACTACGTAGCACGGAAATATACTTGTGTAGCCATGGCATTTTTAATTTGTTTCCAT is drawn from Triticum dicoccoides isolate Atlit2015 ecotype Zavitan chromosome 4A, WEW_v2.0, whole genome shotgun sequence and contains these coding sequences:
- the LOC119284557 gene encoding uncharacterized protein LOC119284557 codes for the protein MPSASLLPATSAGAQLCPTLATPRGRRRCCRVTAASVPPPSVGRRAVSLAGVAAWLATTAGRAEASPFDNYVKKKKLEPLETYVPAVLLTQDQFRDLEKSLEFEKPRFDESRSLLRSGPASSLRINIRAVAQYASSNGQGKTASDAVDECLRALEDLDSLLLKASRKDSSASVEVMRSKIAVALGALDNLLQTVPSAVMDKGKAIADAYRTPSDGYYEEGNGAELDPSLKQLQDIL